In a single window of the Xiphophorus couchianus chromosome 10, X_couchianus-1.0, whole genome shotgun sequence genome:
- the LOC114152219 gene encoding D(5)-like dopamine receptor: MGTFLNKSKIRGHLSQPQVEAAGDDIRGPDRVLGVRALTGCVLCVLIVSTLLGNTLVCAAVIRFRHLRSKVTNSFVVSLAVSDLFVAVLVMPWRAVSEVAGVWLFGRFCDTWVAFDIMCSTASILNLCIISMDRYWAISSPFRYERRMTRRFAFLMIGVAWTLSVLISFIPVQLSWHRAHNSSRAGPGDCNASLNRTYAISSSLISFYIPVVIMVGTYTRIFRIAQTQIRRISSLEKAPEARAQTQRLSTSTHNESTLKTTFKRETKVLKTLSIIMGVFVFCWLPFFVLNCVVPFCNADQPGAAPCVSDTTFSIFVWFGWANSSLNPVIYAFNADFRKAFSTILGCNRCCSASAVETVDFSNELVSYHHDTTLQKEQVTTGLGPQRLVPAHTAGELQQNFDKLSEDPQYQRNLLLPALLQFECEPEISLDMMPFSSSEHNDCCVIPGQIQDL; the protein is encoded by the coding sequence atGGGGacgtttttaaataaaagtaaaatccgAGGCCACCTGAGCCAGCCGCAGGTGGAGGCGGCCGGAGACGACATACGTGGACCGGACCGGGTCCTCGGCGTCCGCGCGCTGACCGGCTGCGTCCTGTGCGTCCTGATCGTCTCCACTCTGCTGGGCAACACGCTGGTCTGCGCCGCCGTCATTAGGTTCCGCCACCTGCGCTCCAAAGTCACCAACTCCTTCGTGGTGTCGCTGGCGGTCTCCGACCTGTTCGTGGCCGTGCTGGTGATGCCGTGGCGCGCGGTCTCCGAGGTGGCCGGCGTCTGGCTCTTCGGGCGCTTCTGCGACACCTGGGTGGCTTTCGACATCATGTGCTCCACCGCGTCCATCCTCAACCTGTGCATCATCAGCATGGACCGCTACTGGGCCATCTCCAGCCCTTTCAGGTACGAGCGCAGGATGACGCGCAGGTTCGCCTTCCTGATGATCGGCGTCGCCTGGACGCTCTCGGTGCTCATCTCGTTCATCCCGGTGCAGCTCAGCTGGCACCGCGCGCATAACTCCAGCCGCGCCGGCCCGGGCGACTGCAACGCCAGCCTGAACCGGACCTACGCCATCTCCTCCTCGCTCATCAGCTTCTACATCCCCGTGGTCATCATGGTGGGCACGTACACGCGGATCTTCCGCATCGCGCAGACCCAGATAAGACGCATCTCCTCTTTGGAGAAGGCTCCAGAAGCCCGCGCGCAGACGCAGCGGCTCTCCACCTCGACGCACAACGAAAGCACGCTGAAAACGACCTTCAAGCGGGAAACTAAGGTCCTAAAGACGCTGTCCATCATCATgggggtgtttgtgttttgctggCTGCCGTTTTTTGTCCTGAACTGCGTGGTGCCGTTCTGCAACGCGGACCAGCCGGGAGCCGCGCCGTGCGTCAGCGACACCACTTTCAGCATCTTCGTGTGGTTCGGCTGGGCCAACTCGTCCCTGAACCCGGTCATTTACGCGTTCAACGCGGACTTCCGGAAGGCCTTCTCCACCATCCTGGGCTGCAACCGATGCTGCTCCGCCTCGGCGGTGGAGACGGTGGACTTCAGCAACGAGCTGGTGTCCTATCACCACGACACCACGCTGCAGAAGGAGCAGGTGACGACGGGGCTCGGGCCACAGAGACTCGTCCCGGCGCACACGGCCGGGGAGCTTCAGCAGAACTTCGACAAACTTTCCGAAGATCCCCAGTACCAGCGGAATCTGCTGCTCCCTGCCCTCCTGCAGTTTGAGTGCGAGCCGGAGATCTCCTTAGACATGATGCCCTTTAGCTCCTCAGAGCACAACGACTGCTGTGTTATTCCGGGTCAGATCCAGGACCTCTGA
- the LOC114152421 gene encoding uncharacterized protein LOC114152421, with protein sequence MDQAAVLALVLPPASLVSVLTTQPPKKQRLLKWVTGALAMFLWEWLRPALCTLHPSSSTLAVAGVEGEVCLWMAVRCNHHFPFRGHQLGPTGWFRSSWICLLLFSFGACAPIQKSKYPRYLHLLNNAEHDTHSFSNLSLFCGWVKLVLVTTPEVLSAAQDARITRMIADKLCLNPYGSRPALSLERSPGSSGNGCDHYYQRARDFRSDSKYTQDTFDHILVPKTPQNPGRGS encoded by the exons ATGGATCAGGCGGCGGTGTTGGCTCTGGTTCTTCCACCAGCTTCTCTGGTGTCGGTGCTGACTACTCAGCCACCCAAGAAGCAGAGATTGCTGAAATG GGTCACTGGAGCGCTCGCCATGTTCCTCTGGGAATGGTTGCGACCCGCCCTGTGTACCCTTCATCCCTCGTCGTCCACACTGGCAGTGGCTGGTGTGGAGGGTGAGGTCTGCTTGTGGATGGCGGTGAG GTGCAATCACCACTTTCCTTTCAGAGGTCATCAGCTTGGTCCAACAGGATGGTTCAG GAGTTCCTGGATTTGTCTGCTGCTCTTCAGCTTTGGTGCATGTGCTCCTATTCAGAAAAGCAAGTATCCACGTTATCTACACTTGCTCAACAACGCAGAACACGACACCCATTCTTTCTctaatttgagtttattttgtgGTTGGGTCAAACTGGTGCTGGTTACCACTCCAGAGGTTCTGTCTGCCGCCCAAGACGCAAGAATCACTCGGATGATCGCCGACAAGCTGTGCCTGAATCCTTACGGTAGCCGTCCTGCACTTTCACTGGAGCGCTCCCCAGGTTCCTCTGGCAATGGTTGCGACCATTATTACCAGCGAGCACGAGACTTCCGCTCTGACTCGAAGTACACCCAGGACACATTTGACCACATCCTTGTACCTAAAACCCCACAGAACCCAGGGAGAGGGTCTTAA